One genomic region from Actinocatenispora thailandica encodes:
- a CDS encoding YggS family pyridoxal phosphate-dependent enzyme produces the protein MNLASEPIDRRTELVANLASVRRRIADACLAAGRSPREVSLIAVTKTFPASDVRLLAELGQRAVAENRDGEAAAKAAELAAAGVEVRWHFVGQLQRNKARSVVRYADMVQSVDRPALVTALASAVAAHRDRPLDVLIQVSLDDAPGRGGVSPAELPALVDAVAAAGPRLRLRGLMAVAPLGGDPDVAFGRLSGYATWLREREPDASMLSAGMTGDLEAAIRHGATHVRVGSGLLGRRAKLG, from the coding sequence GTGAACCTCGCGTCGGAGCCGATCGACCGACGCACCGAGCTGGTCGCGAACCTCGCCTCGGTGCGTCGGCGCATCGCGGACGCCTGCCTGGCGGCGGGCCGGTCGCCGCGCGAGGTGTCGCTGATCGCGGTCACCAAGACGTTCCCGGCCTCCGACGTCCGGCTGCTGGCCGAACTCGGCCAGCGCGCGGTGGCCGAGAACCGCGACGGCGAGGCCGCGGCGAAGGCCGCCGAACTCGCCGCCGCCGGCGTCGAGGTGCGCTGGCACTTCGTCGGCCAGTTGCAGCGCAACAAGGCCCGGTCGGTGGTGCGGTACGCCGACATGGTCCAGTCGGTGGACCGCCCTGCGCTGGTGACCGCGCTTGCCTCGGCCGTCGCGGCGCATCGGGACCGGCCGCTGGACGTGCTGATCCAGGTGTCGCTGGACGACGCGCCGGGGCGCGGCGGTGTCTCGCCGGCAGAGCTGCCGGCGCTGGTGGACGCGGTGGCCGCGGCCGGCCCGCGGCTGCGGCTGCGCGGGCTGATGGCGGTCGCGCCACTGGGCGGTGATCCGGACGTCGCGTTCGGTCGACTGTCCGGATACGCGACGTGGCTGCGTGAGCGCGAACCGGACGCGTCGATGCTGTCCGCCGGGATGACCGGCGACCTGGAGGCGGCAATTCGGCACGGTGCGACACACGTGCGTGTCGGCAGCGGATTGCTCGGCCGGCGCGCCAAGCTGGGTTAG
- a CDS encoding cell division protein SepF, whose product MGRLRKAGVWLGLVEDDDDSYEPDDDRYDGSDGYQPAGRQESAARYDTGRYESRRAPRDTGREVDERDFDDADFGEDEFEPEPARPRLAPTGSDRLAERAGVRSIGRGSVTPLTQDNLALAPQVQLRERAVVSDDSADSYRITTVHPTTYSEARTIGEHFRDNTPVIMNLSEMDEADAMRLVDFAAGLIFGLRGTIERVTNRVFLLSPANVTVTAEDKAKIAEGGFFNQS is encoded by the coding sequence ATGGGTAGGTTGCGCAAGGCCGGCGTCTGGCTCGGCCTGGTCGAGGACGACGACGACAGCTACGAACCCGACGACGACCGCTACGACGGCTCGGACGGTTACCAGCCGGCCGGCCGCCAGGAGAGCGCCGCGCGCTACGACACCGGGCGGTACGAGAGCCGGCGAGCGCCCCGCGACACCGGCCGCGAGGTGGACGAGCGCGACTTCGACGATGCCGACTTCGGCGAGGACGAGTTCGAGCCGGAGCCGGCTCGGCCGCGGCTGGCGCCCACGGGTTCGGACCGGCTGGCCGAGCGGGCCGGGGTGCGCTCCATCGGCCGTGGTTCGGTGACCCCGCTCACGCAGGACAATCTGGCGCTGGCGCCACAGGTACAACTGCGGGAGCGTGCCGTGGTGTCCGACGACAGCGCCGACAGCTACCGCATCACCACCGTGCATCCCACTACCTACAGTGAGGCACGCACTATCGGTGAGCATTTCCGGGACAACACTCCGGTGATCATGAATCTGTCGGAAATGGACGAAGCGGATGCCATGCGCCTCGTCGATTTCGCCGCCGGATTGATCTTCGGGTTGCGCGGTACGATCGAACGGGTGACCAATCGCGTGTTCCTGCTCTCACCGGCCAACGTCACGGTCACCGCCGAGGACAAGGCCAAGATCGCCGAGGGCGGGTTCTTCAACCAGAGCTGA
- a CDS encoding YggT family protein has translation MSVLFQVLYLVVYFFLLFLMARLVLSFVMQFARRWQPRRSAAAAMEVVWSVTDPPLKALRRVIPPLRIGTVSLDLAFLILLVIVYVLLRVVLPWLLRA, from the coding sequence GTGTCGGTCCTGTTCCAGGTCCTCTACCTGGTCGTTTACTTTTTCCTGCTGTTTCTGATGGCGCGGCTCGTGCTCAGCTTCGTGATGCAGTTTGCGCGTAGATGGCAACCTCGGAGGAGCGCGGCCGCCGCGATGGAGGTCGTGTGGAGCGTCACTGATCCTCCCTTGAAAGCCCTAAGGAGGGTCATTCCGCCGCTCCGGATTGGTACCGTGAGCCTGGACCTGGCTTTCCTGATACTGCTGGTTATCGTGTACGTGCTGTTGAGAGTCGTGCTGCCGTGGTTGCTCCGTGCTTAG